The Pseudofrankia inefficax genome window below encodes:
- a CDS encoding IclR family transcriptional regulator, with protein MAGNTGTPGATVTGRIMAILGAFDDHHARLALTDLARRAGLPVPTAHRLVGELVRHGALARSGDGYVVGRRLWELGLLAPIESTLRETAAPFLHDIHAATRATVHLAVRDGREALYLERMAGRASVPVVSSVGSTLPLHATGVGKVLLAHAPEDVRRAVLASLARVTPYTITQPGRLNEQLGQIRRVGYATTVEEMSLGACSVATPVHRRGQVVAAIGVVVPTLRRDRGRLAAALQVAAQGISRQLAALPPA; from the coding sequence ATGGCGGGCAACACCGGAACCCCGGGCGCGACCGTCACGGGCCGGATCATGGCGATCCTCGGGGCCTTCGACGACCACCACGCCCGGCTCGCGCTGACGGACCTCGCGCGGCGCGCGGGGCTGCCCGTGCCCACGGCCCATCGGCTGGTGGGGGAGCTGGTCCGGCACGGCGCCCTGGCTCGGTCCGGCGACGGCTACGTCGTCGGCCGGCGGCTGTGGGAGCTCGGGCTGCTCGCGCCGATCGAGTCGACCCTGCGGGAGACGGCGGCGCCGTTCCTGCACGACATCCACGCCGCCACCCGGGCCACGGTCCACCTGGCGGTGCGCGACGGCCGGGAGGCGCTGTACCTGGAACGGATGGCGGGCCGGGCCTCGGTGCCGGTCGTCAGCTCGGTCGGCTCGACGTTGCCCCTGCACGCCACCGGCGTCGGGAAGGTGCTGCTCGCGCACGCGCCCGAGGACGTCCGGCGCGCCGTTCTGGCCTCGCTCGCGCGGGTGACCCCGTACACGATCACCCAGCCGGGCCGGCTGAACGAGCAGCTGGGACAGATCCGGCGGGTCGGGTACGCCACGACGGTCGAGGAGATGTCGCTGGGCGCCTGTTCGGTCGCCACACCCGTCCATCGCCGCGGCCAGGTGGTCGCCGCGATCGGCGTCGTCGTGCCCACGCTGCGCCGGGACCGTGGCCGGCTCGCCGCCGCGCTGCAGGTCGCCGCGCAGGGGATCTCGCGCCAGCTCGCCGCGCTGCCTCCGGCCTGA
- a CDS encoding MarR family winged helix-turn-helix transcriptional regulator gives MIESVEYRQVPCQCRWSGRGLRGRVDHPPPSLLYTVKRLELAVRAGLDDVLRASGVTTPQYTALTVLERSGAVSAARLARDSFVTPQSMADMLRTLEERGLIRRETNPRNRRESLVQLTAAGRRLLTRFAEPVADLERRMTGALTAAEVDQVQASLREMWRALLPGR, from the coding sequence ATGATCGAAAGTGTCGAGTATCGTCAGGTCCCCTGTCAATGCCGCTGGTCCGGCCGAGGGTTGAGGGGTCGCGTGGACCACCCGCCCCCGTCGCTGCTGTACACGGTGAAACGCCTGGAGCTGGCCGTCCGGGCCGGTCTGGACGACGTGCTGCGCGCGTCCGGCGTGACCACGCCGCAGTACACCGCGCTGACCGTGCTGGAACGCTCCGGCGCGGTCTCGGCGGCTCGGCTCGCCCGCGACTCGTTCGTCACCCCGCAGTCGATGGCGGACATGCTGCGCACGCTGGAGGAACGCGGCCTCATCCGGCGCGAGACCAACCCGCGCAACCGCCGGGAGTCGCTGGTCCAGCTCACCGCGGCGGGCCGGCGCCTGCTCACGCGGTTCGCGGAGCCGGTCGCGGACCTGGAACGGCGGATGACCGGCGCGCTCACCGCGGCCGAGGTGGACCAGGTCCAGGCGAGCCTGCGCGAGATGTGGCGCGCGCTGCTGCCCGGCCGGTAG
- a CDS encoding crotonase/enoyl-CoA hydratase family protein has translation MFDPAALPPSLRLDRAGQVAVLSLSRARKRNALDDATVLGLGAFFAAPPGWARAVVLAADGDHFSAGLDLGELRERDAVAGLHHSRMWHRAFGQIESCPVPVISVLKGAVVGGGLELACATHLRVAERSAFFALPEGERGLFTGGGASVRVPRLIGVARMTDLMLTGRVLAAAEAERYGLAQYLVDDGAGLDTALGLAARTAENSPVTTYAVLHALPRIAQADPEAGLLLESLMAAVAQDSGEAKRRMRAFLDGAAPKVADPREAGR, from the coding sequence GTGTTCGACCCCGCCGCCCTGCCGCCCTCACTGAGGCTCGACCGTGCCGGGCAGGTCGCCGTCCTGAGCCTGAGCCGGGCCAGGAAGCGCAACGCCCTGGACGACGCCACCGTCCTCGGGCTGGGCGCGTTCTTCGCCGCGCCGCCCGGCTGGGCCCGCGCCGTCGTGCTGGCGGCGGACGGTGACCACTTCTCGGCCGGCCTCGACCTCGGTGAGCTGCGCGAACGCGACGCGGTCGCGGGCCTGCACCACTCCCGGATGTGGCACCGGGCCTTCGGGCAGATCGAGTCCTGCCCGGTGCCGGTGATCAGCGTGCTGAAGGGGGCGGTCGTCGGCGGCGGGCTGGAGCTCGCCTGCGCGACCCACCTGCGCGTCGCCGAGCGGTCGGCGTTCTTCGCGCTGCCCGAGGGGGAACGCGGCCTGTTCACCGGAGGTGGGGCGTCGGTGCGGGTCCCGCGCCTGATCGGCGTCGCCCGGATGACCGACCTCATGCTCACCGGGCGGGTGCTCGCCGCCGCCGAGGCCGAACGGTACGGCCTGGCCCAGTACCTGGTCGACGACGGGGCCGGCCTCGACACCGCGCTCGGCCTCGCGGCCCGGACGGCCGAGAACTCGCCCGTGACGACCTACGCGGTGCTGCACGCGCTGCCGCGGATCGCCCAGGCCGACCCCGAGGCCGGGCTGCTGCTGGAGTCGCTCATGGCGGCCGTCGCGCAGGACAGCGGCGAGGCCAAGCGCCGGATGCGCGCCTTCCTCGACGGCGCGGCCCCGAAGGTGGCCGACCCGCGGGAGGCAGGCCGATGA
- a CDS encoding acetoacetate--CoA ligase: MTATAGGPELLYHPGAKVTDGARVQDYLGWLARERGVSLAGWAELRAWSVECLEDFWESIWHYFGVRAHAGYDRVLAERAMPGARWFTGATLNYAEHCFGTADQAESLAVLGYSQTRPPVELTFAALREQVRRARAGLRRLGVGPGDRVVAYLPNCPETLVAFLAAASLGAVWASCAPEFGAPSVVDRFAQVEPKVLLAVAGYTYGDKVVDRRAEVAALRAALPSVEQVVHVPYGPFELDGAVAWASLLAPTDEPLAFEPVAFDHPLYVLFSSGTTGLPKAIVHGHGGILVEHLKCLGLHWDLRPGDRLLWFTTTAWMMWNIGVSSLAVGASLVMVDGNPLYPDLREQWRLVERTGATLMGASPGYLMACRREGLRPAAEFDLSRLRQLGVAGSPFPAEGFRWVHEQLGDRVLLNVGSGGTDVCTGLVQAAPPQPVWAGEMSGASLGVAAAAFDRDGRVVVGELGELVILAPMPSMPVGFWGDDGRRYSEAYFAAFPGVFRFGDWIRFSAAGTCLITGRSDATLNRGGVRLGTGEFYRALQDVAEVGDSVVVHLEDDEGGPGELLLFVVPSAGHRVDDDLRARLRERIRSTLSPRHVPDEIVEVAAVPYNRTGKKLEIPVKRILLGASVAAVASAGSLLDPASLDAFARFAEARGADDRRPRL, translated from the coding sequence ATGACGGCGACAGCCGGTGGCCCTGAGCTGCTCTACCACCCAGGAGCGAAGGTCACCGACGGGGCCAGGGTCCAGGACTACCTCGGCTGGCTGGCGCGGGAGCGCGGCGTCTCGTTAGCCGGCTGGGCCGAGCTGCGAGCCTGGTCGGTCGAGTGCCTGGAGGACTTCTGGGAGTCGATCTGGCACTACTTCGGGGTCAGGGCACACGCCGGCTACGACCGGGTCCTCGCCGAGCGCGCGATGCCGGGCGCCCGGTGGTTCACCGGCGCCACCCTCAACTACGCCGAGCACTGCTTCGGCACGGCGGACCAGGCCGAGAGCCTGGCCGTGCTCGGCTACTCGCAGACGCGCCCACCGGTCGAGCTGACGTTCGCGGCGCTGCGCGAGCAGGTCCGCCGGGCCCGGGCCGGCCTGCGCCGGCTCGGCGTCGGGCCCGGCGACCGGGTCGTCGCCTACCTGCCGAACTGCCCGGAGACGCTGGTCGCCTTCCTCGCCGCCGCGAGCCTCGGCGCCGTCTGGGCCAGCTGCGCCCCCGAGTTCGGGGCGCCCAGCGTGGTTGACCGGTTCGCCCAGGTCGAGCCGAAGGTGCTGCTCGCCGTCGCCGGCTACACCTACGGCGACAAGGTCGTCGACCGGCGGGCCGAGGTCGCGGCGCTGCGGGCCGCGCTGCCGTCCGTCGAGCAGGTCGTCCATGTCCCGTACGGTCCGTTCGAGCTGGACGGCGCCGTCGCCTGGGCGTCGCTGCTCGCCCCGACCGACGAGCCGCTGGCGTTCGAGCCGGTGGCCTTCGACCACCCGCTCTACGTGCTGTTCTCCTCCGGCACGACCGGCCTGCCGAAGGCCATCGTCCACGGCCACGGCGGCATCCTGGTCGAGCACCTGAAATGCCTCGGCCTGCACTGGGACCTGCGGCCGGGCGACCGCCTGCTGTGGTTCACCACGACCGCCTGGATGATGTGGAACATCGGCGTCTCCAGCCTGGCCGTCGGCGCGTCGCTGGTGATGGTCGACGGCAACCCGCTGTATCCCGACCTGCGGGAGCAGTGGCGCCTGGTCGAGCGGACCGGCGCCACGCTCATGGGGGCGAGCCCCGGCTATCTCATGGCCTGCCGGCGCGAAGGCCTGCGGCCGGCCGCCGAGTTCGACCTGTCCCGGCTGCGCCAGCTCGGCGTCGCCGGCAGCCCGTTCCCGGCCGAGGGGTTCCGCTGGGTCCACGAGCAGCTGGGCGACCGGGTGCTGCTCAACGTCGGCAGCGGCGGCACCGACGTCTGTACCGGCCTGGTCCAGGCCGCGCCGCCGCAGCCGGTCTGGGCGGGCGAGATGTCCGGCGCGAGCCTGGGCGTGGCCGCGGCCGCGTTCGACCGGGACGGCCGCGTCGTCGTCGGGGAGCTCGGCGAGCTGGTCATCCTCGCGCCGATGCCCTCGATGCCGGTCGGGTTCTGGGGCGACGACGGGCGTCGGTACAGCGAGGCCTACTTCGCCGCGTTCCCGGGGGTCTTCCGGTTCGGCGACTGGATCCGGTTCTCCGCGGCCGGCACCTGCCTGATCACCGGCCGTTCGGACGCGACCCTCAACCGCGGCGGCGTGCGGCTGGGCACCGGAGAGTTCTACCGGGCGCTGCAGGACGTGGCCGAGGTGGGTGACAGCGTCGTGGTCCACCTGGAGGACGACGAGGGCGGGCCGGGGGAGCTCCTGCTGTTCGTCGTGCCGAGCGCGGGTCACCGGGTGGACGACGACCTGCGCGCCCGGCTGCGGGAGCGGATCCGTTCGACGCTGTCCCCGCGCCACGTTCCCGACGAGATCGTCGAGGTCGCCGCCGTGCCCTACAACCGCACCGGCAAGAAGCTGGAGATCCCGGTCAAGAGGATTCTGCTCGGCGCGTCCGTGGCCGCGGTCGCCTCGGCGGGGTCGCTGCTGGACCCGGCGTCCCTCGACGCGTTCGCCCGGTTCGCCGAGGCTCGTGGCGCCGACGACCGTCGGCCGAGGCTTTAA
- a CDS encoding sigma-70 family RNA polymerase sigma factor, translating to MTETLTEVFEAQRPRLRAVAYRLLGSFSEADDAVQDTWLRLSRADRADVVNLPGWLTTVIARICLDQLRARRARREEPAGVHLPEPVVAPVGGADPEQEALLADAVGVALLVVLETLSPAERLAFVLHDLFGVPFDEIAPVVGRSTAAATQLASRARRRLRGVEPDGSGDPAQQRRLVEAFQAAARDGDLAGLLAVLDPDVVLRADAGPRASGEVRGARAVAERTSTFAPMSPYGRAALVNGRPGIVVLPPGAAVVAVLGFTVRAGRIVEIDVFADPGRLRHVDVSAFG from the coding sequence ATGACCGAGACGCTCACCGAGGTGTTCGAGGCACAGCGGCCGCGGCTGCGGGCGGTCGCCTACCGGCTGCTGGGCTCGTTCAGCGAGGCCGACGACGCCGTCCAGGACACCTGGCTGCGCCTGAGCCGCGCCGACCGGGCGGACGTCGTGAACCTGCCGGGGTGGCTGACGACCGTCATCGCCCGGATCTGTCTGGACCAGCTGCGCGCGCGCCGGGCCCGCCGGGAGGAGCCGGCCGGGGTCCACCTGCCCGAGCCGGTGGTCGCTCCGGTGGGCGGCGCCGACCCGGAGCAGGAGGCCCTGCTCGCCGACGCCGTCGGCGTCGCGCTGCTCGTCGTCCTGGAGACGCTGAGCCCGGCCGAACGGCTCGCCTTCGTCCTGCACGACCTGTTCGGGGTGCCGTTCGACGAGATCGCCCCGGTCGTCGGACGGTCCACGGCCGCGGCGACCCAGCTGGCCAGCCGGGCCCGCCGCCGGCTGCGCGGAGTGGAGCCGGACGGGAGCGGCGACCCGGCCCAGCAGCGCCGCCTGGTCGAGGCCTTCCAGGCCGCGGCCCGCGACGGTGACCTGGCGGGCCTGCTCGCGGTGCTCGACCCCGACGTCGTGCTGCGCGCGGACGCCGGTCCCCGCGCGTCCGGCGAGGTCCGGGGCGCCCGGGCGGTGGCCGAGCGGACGTCGACGTTCGCGCCGATGTCCCCGTACGGGCGCGCGGCCCTGGTCAACGGCCGGCCCGGCATCGTCGTGCTGCCGCCGGGCGCGGCGGTCGTCGCGGTACTGGGCTTCACGGTCCGGGCCGGGCGGATCGTGGAGATCGACGTGTTCGCGGACCCCGGCCGGCTACGCCACGTCGACGTGAGCGCCTTCGGGTAG